The Populus nigra chromosome 19, ddPopNigr1.1, whole genome shotgun sequence genome includes a window with the following:
- the LOC133679542 gene encoding uncharacterized protein LOC133679542: MEKFTELIHLFVTVFLSTFASLMVLPAVTDVTMEAVCPGQDECSLAIYLTGFQQAIIGMGTVVMLPLIGNLSDQYGRKALLTLPMTLSIIPLVILAYSRTTGFFYAYYALRTLTAMICEGSIDCLALAYVADNVLERQRTSVFGILSGITTAALVCGTLAARFLSTALTFQVAALLSMLAAVYMRIFLEESLPHSENLTQPILKSGQDDHCQVDGDLPRKPMVSKKIPSIQAIISLLKSSVTFSQAAIVAFFHSLSYGGLQASIMYYLKARFHFSKNQYADLMLLLGVSGMASQLLFMPLLAPLVAEEKLLAIGLLGGIANALLYSVACSAWVPYATTIFSVFAVFIPPCLRSIVSKQIGPNEQGKAQGCISGIISLANIISPLIYSPLTALFLSEDAPFNFPGFIFVCIGFATMIAFFQSLLIRAAPPISSHKSSSISSSILA; encoded by the exons ATGGAGAAGTTCACAGAATTGATCCACCTCTTTGTGACAGTATTCCTCTCCACCTTCGCTAGCTTAATGGTGCTTCCGGCCGTAACCGATGTCACCATGGAAGCAGTTTGTCCAGGTCAAGATGAGTGCTCTCTTGCCATTTACCTCACCGGATTCCAGCAAGCC ATCATTGGAATGGGAACAGTTGTGATGTTGCCGCTTATTGGGAATCTATCAGACCAATATGGAAGGAAGGCTCTGCTCACACTTCCTATGACTCTCTCCATTATTCCTTTAG TTATACTGGCATATAGCAGGACAACCGGCTTCTTCTATGCCTACTATGCGCTCAGGACCCTCACAGCTATGATCTGTGAAGGGAGCATCGACTGCCTTGCTCTTGCTTATGTG GCAGACAACGTTTTAGAGAGACAAAGAACATCAGTATTTGGAATTCTGTCTGGCATAACAACAGCCGCGCTTGTCTGTGGAACCTTAGCTGCTCGTTTCCTCTCCACTGCTTTGACATTTCAG GTTGCTGCGTTGTTGTCAATGCTTGCCGCCGTGTACATGAGAATCTTCCTCGAGGAAAGTCTACCACATAGCGAAAATTTGACGCAGCCAATCTTGAAGAGCGGACAGGATGATCACTGTCAAGTTGATGGTGATTTACCAAGGAAGCCAATGGTATCTAAGAAGATTCCATCAATTCAGGCTATCATTAGCTTGCTGAAGAGCAG CGTAACATTTTCGCAAGCAGCAATTGTTGCATTCTTCCATAGTCTTTCATATGGTGGACTGCAGGCTTCTATCATG TACTACTTGAAGGCTCGTTTTCACTTCAGCAAAAACCAGTATGCTGATCTAATGCTACTTCTTGGTGTTTCAGGAATGGCATCACAG CTGCTTTTCATGCCCTTGTTGGCACCACTTGTAGCAGAGGAAAAACTACTGGCAATAGGGCTTTTAGGGGGCATTGCAAAT GCACTGCTTTACAGTGTAGCATGCTCAGCTTGG GTCCCGTATGCCACTACCATTTTTTCGGTTTTTGCAGTTTTCATCCCTCCGTGT TTACGCAGCATCGTGTCGAAACAAATAGGGCCTAATGAGCAG GGGAAGGCTCAAGGATGCATTTCAGGAATAATCTCCTTGGCAAACATCATCTCCCCCTTAATCTATAGTCCTCTGACAG CTTTATTCCTGTCTGAGGATGCACCATTTAATTTCCCTGGCTTCATTTTTGTGTGCATTGGATTTGCAACA ATGATTGCGTTCTTTCAGAGTCTTCTGATAAGGGCTGCTCCTCCTATTTCAAGTCACAAAAGCAGCAGCATCAGCAGCAGCATTCTAGCCTAG
- the LOC133680325 gene encoding uncharacterized protein LOC133680325 isoform X1, translating into MMKKRSRTDLDQAVVNVCKRELGQLSTRDFAHRLAASEDLVLRLEIHKKLEKHEGCVNTLSFNSGGDVLISGSDDLRVILWDWETGRVKLSFNSGHRNNVFQAKFMPFSDDRTIVTCAADGEIRQAQILEGGEVKTILLGKHKDSRVHKLAIEPGSPHIFYSCGEDGVVQHFDLRTRSATELFTCRSINDPRSFQPYVHLNAIAIDPRNPNLFAVGGMDEFARLYDIRKYSWDGSSDFGQPADYFCPQHLIGNGDTGITGLSFSDQSELLVSYNNEFIYLFTRDMGLGNPPFPSFSSPISMGSDTSEVEPGSIASSSSMDVDGKNAAQAYKGHRNCETVKGVSFFGPRCEYVSSGSDCGRIFIWKKRGGELIRVMEADRDVVNCTEPHPHTMALASSGIESDIKIWTPKAIERATLPTNIGQVKPKARGWMYRLASPEDLMLQLFSLQRQRTSPESVVQNSVMDSELLELILSFNANSDVSSDDGGDAANHDDSLG; encoded by the exons atgatgaaaaaaagaagcagaacGGACCTCGATCAAGCAGTTGTTAATGTTTGTAAACGCGAACTCGGTCAGCTCTCCACTCGCGATTTCGCTCACCGTCTCGCCGCCTCCGAG gatcTTGTATTGAGGCTTGAAATACACAAGAAGTTGGAGAAGCACGAAGGGTGCGTGAACACGCTGAGTTTTAATTCTGGTGGTGATGTTTTGATATCGGGCTCAGATGACCTGCGGGTGATTTTATGGGATTGGGAAACTGGGCGTGTTAAACTTTCCTTTAATTCGGGTCATCGTAATAATGTGTTTCAAGCCAAGTTCATGCCTTTTTCTGATGATCGGACTATTGTTACTTGTGCTGCTGATGGCGAg ATTCGACAAGCTCAAATTCTCGAAGGGGGAGAAGTGAAAACTATATTGCTTGGAAAACACAAAGATTCACGAGTTCATAAGTTGGCTATTGAACCTGGGAGTCctcatatattttattcctGTGGCGAGGATGGAGTGGTTCAACAT tttgatttgagAACTAGGTCTGCCACAGAACTTTTTACTTGCCGATCCATTAATGATCCAAGGAGTTTCCAGCCATATGTCCATCTAAATGCCATTGCTATTGATCCAAGAAACCCGAATCTCTTTGCAGTTGGGGGAATGGATGAGTTTGCTAGACTTTATGACATCCGCAAGTATAGTTGGGATGGGTCAAGTGATTTTGGTCAACCTGCAGATTACTTCTGTCCTCAGCATTTGATTGGTAATGGGGATACTGGAATTACAGGCTTGTCATTCTCAGACCAGAGTGAGCTTCTAGTCTCATATAATAACGAGTTCATCTATCTTTTTACAAGAGACATGGGTTTGGGAAATCCTCCATTTCCATCCTTTTCATCCCCAATTTCAATGGGCAGTGATACAAGTGAAGTAGAACCTGGGTCTATAGCATCTTCATCATCTATGGATGTGGATGGGAAAAATGCTGCCCAAGCTTATAAGGGGCATAGAAATTGTGAGACTGTGAAGGGTGTGAGCTTTTTTGGGCCAAGATGTGAGTATGTTTCTAGCGGCTCTGATTGTGGTCGGATATTTATTTGGAAGAAAAGGGGTGGAGAGCTTATTCGTGTTATGGAAGCAGATAGGGATGTGGTAAATTGTACTGAGCCTCATCCTCATACCATGGCGCTTGCTAGCAGCGGAATCGagtctgatataaaaatatggaCTCCAAAGGCTATTGAGAGAGCTACTCTGCCGACAAATATTGGACAG GTGAAACCAAAGGCTAGGGGATGGATGTACCGCTTAGCTTCACCGGAGGACTTGATGTTGCAATTATTTTCACTTCAAAGGCAGAGGACTAGCCCAGAAAGCGTGGTGCAGAACTCTGTTATGGATAGCGAACTTCTAGAGCTTATACTATCATTCAATGCTAACAGTGACGTTTCTTCAGATGATGGAGGAGATGCTGCAAATCACGATGACTCGTTGGGTTAG
- the LOC133680325 gene encoding uncharacterized protein LOC133680325 isoform X2 encodes MMKKRSRTDLDQAVVNVCKRELGQLSTRDFAHRLAASEDLVLRLEIHKKLEKHEGCVNTLSFNSGGDVLISGSDDLRVILWDWETGRVKLSFNSGHRNNVFQAKFMPFSDDRTIVTCAADGEIRQAQILEGGEVKTILLGKHKDSRVHKLAIEPGSPHIFYSCGEDGVVQHFDLRTRSATELFTCRSINDPRSFQPYVHLNAIAIDPRNPNLFAVGGMDEFARLYDIRKYSWDGSSDFGQPADYFCPQHLIGNGDTGITGLSFSDQSELLVSYNNEFIYLFTRDMGLGNPPFPSFSSPISMGSDTSEVEPGSIASSSSMDVDGKNAAQAYKGHRNCETVKGVSFFGPRCEYVSSGSDCGRIFIWKKRGGELIRVMEADRDVVNCTEPHPHTMALASSGIESDIKIWTPKAIERATLPTNIGQVLMRDCYWFGLSDYDDNDYFSDDEDDDDDEDSDDVDIDEDSDDADIDDDSDDDCDDDGETKG; translated from the exons atgatgaaaaaaagaagcagaacGGACCTCGATCAAGCAGTTGTTAATGTTTGTAAACGCGAACTCGGTCAGCTCTCCACTCGCGATTTCGCTCACCGTCTCGCCGCCTCCGAG gatcTTGTATTGAGGCTTGAAATACACAAGAAGTTGGAGAAGCACGAAGGGTGCGTGAACACGCTGAGTTTTAATTCTGGTGGTGATGTTTTGATATCGGGCTCAGATGACCTGCGGGTGATTTTATGGGATTGGGAAACTGGGCGTGTTAAACTTTCCTTTAATTCGGGTCATCGTAATAATGTGTTTCAAGCCAAGTTCATGCCTTTTTCTGATGATCGGACTATTGTTACTTGTGCTGCTGATGGCGAg ATTCGACAAGCTCAAATTCTCGAAGGGGGAGAAGTGAAAACTATATTGCTTGGAAAACACAAAGATTCACGAGTTCATAAGTTGGCTATTGAACCTGGGAGTCctcatatattttattcctGTGGCGAGGATGGAGTGGTTCAACAT tttgatttgagAACTAGGTCTGCCACAGAACTTTTTACTTGCCGATCCATTAATGATCCAAGGAGTTTCCAGCCATATGTCCATCTAAATGCCATTGCTATTGATCCAAGAAACCCGAATCTCTTTGCAGTTGGGGGAATGGATGAGTTTGCTAGACTTTATGACATCCGCAAGTATAGTTGGGATGGGTCAAGTGATTTTGGTCAACCTGCAGATTACTTCTGTCCTCAGCATTTGATTGGTAATGGGGATACTGGAATTACAGGCTTGTCATTCTCAGACCAGAGTGAGCTTCTAGTCTCATATAATAACGAGTTCATCTATCTTTTTACAAGAGACATGGGTTTGGGAAATCCTCCATTTCCATCCTTTTCATCCCCAATTTCAATGGGCAGTGATACAAGTGAAGTAGAACCTGGGTCTATAGCATCTTCATCATCTATGGATGTGGATGGGAAAAATGCTGCCCAAGCTTATAAGGGGCATAGAAATTGTGAGACTGTGAAGGGTGTGAGCTTTTTTGGGCCAAGATGTGAGTATGTTTCTAGCGGCTCTGATTGTGGTCGGATATTTATTTGGAAGAAAAGGGGTGGAGAGCTTATTCGTGTTATGGAAGCAGATAGGGATGTGGTAAATTGTACTGAGCCTCATCCTCATACCATGGCGCTTGCTAGCAGCGGAATCGagtctgatataaaaatatggaCTCCAAAGGCTATTGAGAGAGCTACTCTGCCGACAAATATTGGACAG GTCCTGATGCGTGATTGCTATTGGTTTGGCTTGAGTGATTACGATGACAATGATTATTTCTCTGATGACGAGGATGACGACGACGATGAAGACAGTGATGATGTTGATATTGATGAAGACAGTGATGATGCTGATATTGATGATGACAGTGATGATGATTGTGATGATGATG GTGAAACCAAAGGCTAG
- the LOC133679822 gene encoding pentatricopeptide repeat-containing protein At1g62260, mitochondrial, translated as MLRCISAVVSKRGFLRARLLSSYTSPHSSAQDLYLYEFNKKISNLAKNGRIDEARALFDQMEETNTVSWNAIIRGYVKRREIAKARKLFDEMPQRDIVSWNLMISGYVSCHGIRFLKEGRNLFDRMPERDIVSWNTMISGYAKNGRMDEALRMFKLMPEGDVVSWNAIVTGFLQNGDVARAIEYFERMPERDAASLSALVSGLIRNGELDEAARVVVRFERDGGRKENLLQAYNTLIAGYGRRDRVDEARKLFDQIPFCDGKGKGGGGRFGRNVVSWNTMIMCYVKAGNIVSARELFDQMMERDTISWNTMISGYVNMLDMDEASRLFCEMPNPDIFSWNKMIAGHAQIGDLDRVNDLFRRMPQKNLVSWNSVITGYEKNDDYIGAIKIFIQMQVEGEKPDRHTLSSVLSVSAGIVDLQLGMQIHQLVTKTVIPDVPINNALITMYSRCGAIIEAGTVFDEVKLQKEVISCNAMIGGYASHGYAVEALEVFKLMKSFGVRPTHITFISVLHACAHAGLVEEGREIFESMAGEFGIEPSVEHYASLVDIMSRHGQLEQALDLINSMPFEPDKAVWGALLSAAKVHNKIEVARVAAEALIRLEPDSSAPYVLLYNMYADVGQWDSAAEVRIMMERTNIKKQAAYSWVDSSHW; from the coding sequence ATGTTACGCTGTATAAGCGCTGTCGTTTCCAAGCGTGGATTCTTACGAGCTCGTCTTCTTTCTTCATATACAAGCCCGCACAGTTCAGCTCAGGACCTCTACTTGTACGAGTTCAACAAGAAGATCTCTAATTTGGCTAAAAATGGTCGAATTGATGAAGCAAGAGCATTGTTTGATCAAATGGAAGAAACAAATACGGTTTCATGGAACGCAATTATAAGGGGGTATGTGAAACGTAGAGAAATTGCTAAAGCAAGGAAACTGTTCGATGAGATGCCTCAAAGAGACATTGTTTCATGGAACTTAATGATCTCGGGGTATGTTTCGTGTCATGGGATCAGGTTCTTAAAAGAAGGGAGAAACTTGTTTGATAGAATGCCGGAGAGGGATATTGTATCCTGGAATACGATGATTAGTGGGTATGCGAAGAATGGGAGAATGGATGAGGCGTTGAGGATGTTTAAATTGATGCCGGAGGGGGATGTTGTGTCTTGGAATGCTATTGTTACTGGGTTTTTGCAGAATGGTGACGTGGCTCGTGCAATTGAGTATTTTGAGAGAATGCCGGAGAGGGATGCTGCGTCGCTTAGTGCGCTTGTGTCTGGTCTTATTCGGAATGGGGAATTGGACGAGGCCGCGAGAGTGGTGGTTAGGTTTGAGAGAGATGGTGGTAGGAAGGAGAATTTGTTGCAAGCTTATAATACTCTGATTGCGGGGTATGGTCGGAGAGACAGGGTTGATGAAGCTCGGAAACTTTTTGATCAAATACCGTTTTGTGATGGCAAGGGAAAAGGAGGAGGTGGAAGGTTCGGGAGGAATGTGGTGTCATGGAATACGATGATCATGTGCTATGTTAAGGCAGGAAATATTGTTTCTGCTAGGGAACTCTTTGACCAAATGATGGAACGAGATACCATTTCTTGGAATACCATGATTAGCGGCTATGTTAACATGTTAGATATGGACGAGGCCTCCAGACTTTTTTGTGAAATGCCAAATCCTGATATTTTTTCGTGGAATAAGATGATTGCAGGGCATGCTCAGATTGGTGATTTGGATCGCGTTAATGATTTATTTCGGAGGATGCCCCAAAAGAACTTGGTGTCATGGAACTCTGTGATAACAGGATATGAGAAAAATGATGATTATATTGGAGCAATCAAGATCTTCATTCAGATGCAAGTTGAAGGAGAGAAACCTGACCGGCATACCTTATCTTCGGTTCTTAGTGTGTCTGCTGGGATAGTGGATCTTCAACTGGGAATGCAGATCCATCAGCTGGTAACAAAGACAGTTATACCAGATGTGCCAATAAATAATGCCCTCATTACCATGTACTCAAGATGTGGCGCAATAATCGAGGCAGGGACAGTTTTTGATGAGGTGAAACTGCAAAAAGAAGTAATATCTTGCAATGCAATGATTGGAGGATATGCTTCTCATGGTTATGCTGTGGAGGCTCTGGAAGTTTTCAAATTGATGAAAAGTTTTGGCGTGCGACCTACTCATATAACATTTATTTCAGTTTTGCATGCCTGTGCTCATGCAGGACTAGTCGAAGAAGGTCGAGAGATATTTGAATCCATGGCTGGTGAATTTGGAATTGAACCAAGTGTTGAGCATTATGCCTCACTGGTGGACATCATGAGCCGTCATGGGCAGCTGGAGCAGGCACTGGATTTGATCAATAGCATGCCATTTGAACCAGATAAGGCTGTTTGGGGTGCATTACTGAGTGCTGCTAAGGTGCATAACAAAATAGAGGTGGCCCGAGTTGCTGCTGAAGCATTGATAAGACTTGAGCCTGACAGTTCGGCCCCATATGTCTTGCTATACAATATGTATGCTGATGTAGGGCAATGGGACAGTGCAGCAGAAGTGAGAATAATGATGGAAAGGACTAATATCAAGAAGCAAGCAGCATATAGCTGGGTGGATTCCTCCCATTGgtga
- the LOC133679424 gene encoding pentatricopeptide repeat-containing protein At2g17033 has product MHAHVRYQQKITTSHVPLNHHRLSHRQQPLPYLSQPTSHPLNLSTKWNNFKCLAAISKQAQRFFSAVLPTVATRDTSATNRLIKKFVASSPKSIALDALSHLLSPDSTHHPLLYLLTLPLYLKISEASWFSWNPKLVAQVVVLLDKQGLDKELKALMSETVSRLQFKERELVLFYCNLIGFNSKHNWVRGFDDSYSRLNQLVCDSNSVYVKKQGYKAMISGLCEMGRAREAEDLIGEMRERGLKPTLFEFRCVLYGYGRLGLFKDMERILDKMESVEIEVDTVRANMVLASYGAHNALPEMGLWLRKMKTLGIPLSIRTCNSVLNSCPTILALMRNLDASYPVSIQELLKILSEDEAMLVKELIESSVLKEAMKWDTSEGKLDLHGMHLGSAYVIMLQWMEETRNRLSDGEHVIPAEITVVCGSGNHSTVRGESPVKSMITEIMAQTRSPMRIDRKNIGCFVAKGNVVKKWLC; this is encoded by the exons ATGCACGCGCACGTCAGGTATCAACAAAAGATAACAACCTCGCACGTGCCATTGAACCACCACCGCCTCAGCCACCGTCAACAACCACTACCTTATCTTTCACAGCCAACATCACATCCACTGAATTTATCAACCAAATGGAACAACTTTAAATGTTTAGCAGCAATTAGCAAACAAGCCCAGCGTTTCTTCTCTGCGGTATTGCCCACCGTTGCCACAAGAGATACTTCAGCTACTAACCGTTTGATCAAGAAATTTGTAGCATCATCACCGAAATCAATCGCCCTTGATGCACTCTCTCATCTCCTCTCCCCCGACTCCACTCACCACCCTCTGCTGTATCTTCTCACTCTCCCT CTCTATTTAAAGATAAGTGAAGCATCATGGTTTAGTTGGAATCCTAAGTTAGTTGCACAAGTTGTTGTCTTGCTGGATAAACAAGGCCTAGACAAAGAGTTAAAAGCTTTGATGTCTGAAACAGTTTCAAGATTACAGTTTAAAGAGAGGGagcttgttcttttttattgcaatttgaTTGGGTTTAACTCAAAACACAATTGGGTTCGTGGGTTTGATGATTCTTATTCTCGTCTGAACCAGCTTGTCTGTGATTCCAACTCTGTTTATGTAAAAAAGCAGGGTTATAAAGCAATGATTAGCGGGTTATGTGAAATGGGTAGGGCTAGAGAAGCAGAGGATTTGATtggagagatgagagagagaggacTGAAGCCTACATTGTTTGAATTTAGGTGTGTTTTATATGGCTATGGAAGATTAGGATTGTTTAAAGATATGGAGAGGATTCTTGATAAAATGGAAAGTGTAGAGATTGAAGTTGATACAGTCCGTGCTAACATGGTTCTTGCATCCTATGGAGCTCACAATGCACTTCCTGAAATGGGATTGTGGCTGCGAAAGATGAAAACTTTGGGCATTCCATTGTCAATAAGGACTTGCAATTCAGTTCTGAATTCCTGTCCCACGATCCTGGCATTGATGAGAAACTTGGATGCTTCTTATCCAGTTTCGATTCAAGAGTTGTTGAAGATCTTGAGTGAGGATGAAGCAATGTTAGTCAAAGAATTGATTGAATCATCGGTTTTGAAAGAGGCAATGAAGTGGGATACTTCAGAGGGGAAGTTGGATTTACATGGAATGCACTTGGGTTCAGCATATGTGATAATGTTGCAGTGGATGGAGGAGACGAGGAATAGATTGAGTGATGGAGAGCATGTAATTCCAGCAGAGATTACAGTTGTTTGTGGATCGGGAAATCATAGCACCGTTAGAGGGGAATCTCCAGTTAAATCTATGATCACAGAGATAATGGCTCAAACGAGGAGTCCAATGAGAATCGATAGGAAGAACATTGGTTGTTTCGTTGCTAAGGGAAATGTTGTCAAGAAGTGGCTATGTTAA